One Mesorhizobium sp. L-2-11 genomic region harbors:
- a CDS encoding DUF2938 domain-containing protein produces the protein MFDHFWRAVAIGIGATALMDLWAIFLNTVFAQPRPNWGLVGRWVWHLRDGKVFHDDIGEAAPYAHESALGWAFHYFVGIIYGIILAVLAGAAWLAAPTFLPAFILGIVTVGAGWFLLAPGMGAGWAASKRPNPMQIRALNLVSHTVFALGLFGTALLIR, from the coding sequence ATGTTCGACCACTTCTGGCGCGCTGTGGCAATCGGCATTGGCGCCACGGCGCTCATGGACCTCTGGGCGATTTTCCTGAACACGGTGTTTGCTCAGCCGCGACCGAACTGGGGACTGGTCGGTCGCTGGGTCTGGCACCTGAGGGACGGCAAGGTCTTCCATGACGATATCGGCGAGGCAGCACCCTATGCGCATGAATCGGCGCTGGGCTGGGCCTTCCACTATTTTGTCGGCATCATCTACGGCATCATTCTGGCCGTTTTGGCGGGAGCAGCGTGGCTGGCCGCGCCGACTTTCCTGCCCGCCTTCATCCTCGGCATCGTCACCGTAGGCGCCGGATGGTTCCTGCTGGCGCCCGGCATGGGCGCCGGCTGGGCCGCGTCAAAGCGCCCCAACCCGATGCAGATCCGCGCCCTCAACCTCGTGTCGCATACTGTGTTCGCGCTCGGACTTTTCGGCACGGCGCTGCTGATCCGTTAG
- a CDS encoding homoserine kinase, with the protein MAVYTDVSEGDLGAFLEAYPVGDLLSYKGIAEGTENSNFLLHTTSGSYILTLYEKRVDKADLPFFLGLMSHLARKGISCPLPVTAHDGDVIGTLAGRPAVIITFLEGVSLRRPTSAHCGEVGKALAALHLAGADFPMTRPNALAIDGWRKLWSASRLRADEVEPGLAAEVDADFADFERSWPNGLPEGIIHADLFPDNVFFLGEKLSGLIDFYFACNDLYAYDVATCLNAWCFEKDFSFNLTKGTALLAGYQSVRPLSGEEKAALPMLARGSALRFMLTRLYDWLTIANGGLVVKRDPTEYIRRMRFHRAIKSPSEYGLT; encoded by the coding sequence ATGGCGGTTTACACCGACGTCAGCGAAGGCGATCTCGGCGCTTTCCTCGAGGCCTATCCAGTCGGCGATCTCCTGTCCTACAAGGGCATCGCCGAAGGCACCGAGAACTCTAATTTCCTGCTGCACACGACCAGCGGCTCCTACATACTGACGCTCTACGAAAAGCGCGTCGACAAGGCCGACCTGCCGTTCTTCCTCGGCCTCATGAGCCATCTCGCCAGGAAGGGCATTTCCTGCCCGCTTCCGGTGACCGCGCATGACGGCGACGTCATCGGAACACTTGCCGGCCGGCCGGCGGTCATCATCACCTTCCTCGAAGGCGTTTCACTGCGGCGGCCGACATCAGCGCATTGCGGCGAGGTCGGCAAGGCGCTGGCGGCGCTGCATCTGGCCGGCGCCGACTTTCCGATGACCCGTCCGAATGCCCTTGCCATCGATGGCTGGCGCAAGCTGTGGAGCGCCTCTCGCCTTCGCGCCGACGAGGTCGAGCCGGGACTGGCGGCCGAGGTCGATGCCGACTTCGCCGATTTTGAGCGGAGCTGGCCGAACGGCCTGCCGGAAGGCATCATCCATGCCGATCTTTTCCCGGACAATGTCTTCTTCCTCGGCGAGAAACTGTCGGGGCTGATCGACTTCTATTTCGCCTGCAACGATCTGTACGCCTATGATGTCGCTACCTGCCTCAATGCCTGGTGCTTCGAGAAGGATTTTTCCTTCAACCTGACCAAGGGCACGGCGCTGCTTGCCGGCTACCAAAGCGTGCGGCCCTTGAGCGGCGAAGAGAAAGCTGCGCTGCCGATGCTGGCGCGCGGCTCGGCATTGCGCTTCATGCTGACCCGGCTTTACGACTGGCTGACCATTGCCAACGGCGGGCTGGTCGTGAAACGCGACCCGACCGAATATATCAGGCGCATGCGTTTCCACCGAGCGATCAAATCTCCTTCCGAATACGGGCTGACATGA
- a CDS encoding DUF983 domain-containing protein has protein sequence MRDDKAIWPAIDPISAGLHGRCPRCGEGRLFSGFLTVGKRCANCGLDYSYADAGDGPAVFVILIIGFIVVGLALWMDVTLNPPLWLHFLLWIPLTLVLCLGALRLIKGVLLTLQYRNKAAEGRLDLGE, from the coding sequence ATGCGTGACGACAAGGCGATCTGGCCAGCAATCGATCCGATTTCGGCAGGCCTGCACGGCCGCTGCCCGCGTTGCGGCGAGGGACGACTGTTTTCCGGCTTCCTCACCGTCGGCAAACGCTGCGCCAATTGCGGCCTCGACTATTCCTACGCCGATGCCGGCGACGGTCCGGCGGTGTTCGTCATCCTGATCATCGGCTTCATCGTCGTCGGGCTGGCGCTGTGGATGGATGTGACGCTGAATCCGCCGCTCTGGCTGCATTTCCTGCTGTGGATACCGCTGACGCTGGTGCTTTGCCTGGGCGCGCTCAGGCTGATCAAGGGCGTGCTCCTGACGCTGCAGTACCGCAACAAGGCGGCAGAGGGCAGGCTGGACCTCGGCGAATGA
- the rnhA gene encoding ribonuclease HI: protein MTKRVEIFTDGACSGNPGPGGWGAVLRFNGVTKELSGGEAATTNNRMELLAAISALNALKEPCAVDLYTDSNYVKDGIFSWIDGWKRNGWKTAARQPVKNAELWQALDEARNRHQVIWHWVKGHAGHPENERADELARLGMAPFKKGSVKTATPKPGPQSKQPAIAKPRRSTQSY from the coding sequence ATGACCAAGCGCGTTGAAATCTTCACCGATGGTGCCTGTTCGGGCAATCCGGGGCCTGGCGGCTGGGGGGCGGTCCTGCGCTTCAACGGCGTCACCAAAGAACTGTCGGGCGGCGAGGCTGCTACCACCAACAACCGCATGGAACTTTTGGCCGCCATCTCGGCGCTCAATGCGCTGAAAGAACCCTGTGCCGTCGATCTTTATACCGACAGCAACTATGTCAAGGACGGCATTTTCAGCTGGATCGACGGCTGGAAGCGCAACGGCTGGAAGACCGCTGCCAGGCAACCGGTGAAGAATGCCGAACTGTGGCAGGCGCTCGACGAGGCGCGCAACCGTCATCAGGTGATCTGGCACTGGGTCAAGGGCCACGCCGGCCATCCGGAGAACGAGCGTGCCGACGAGCTGGCGCGGCTCGGCATGGCGCCGTTCAAGAAAGGCTCCGTCAAGACCGCGACGCCGAAGCCAGGTCCGCAGTCGAAGCAGCCGGCGATCGCAAAGCCACGGCGCTCGACCCAGAGTTATTGA
- a CDS encoding YqgE/AlgH family protein — protein MDLLRHKKMAAGRGFLDDQFLIAMPGMKDDRFTRSVIYICAHSDEGAMGLVINQTQQMLFPDLLVQLGIMNEQEAIRLPAQARDFVVRNGGPVDRSRGFVLHSGDYRVESSLAVSDDICLTATVDILRAISSGRGPRHALMALGYSGWGAGQLESEIAENGWLTCPANAELLFDTDIERKYDRILASIGIDLAHLSLAAGHA, from the coding sequence ATGGACTTGTTGCGCCACAAGAAGATGGCTGCGGGACGCGGCTTTCTCGACGACCAGTTCCTGATTGCCATGCCCGGCATGAAGGACGACCGCTTCACGCGCTCCGTCATCTATATTTGCGCGCACAGCGACGAAGGCGCGATGGGCCTGGTCATCAACCAGACACAGCAGATGCTGTTTCCGGATCTTCTCGTGCAGCTCGGCATCATGAACGAACAGGAGGCGATCCGCTTGCCTGCGCAGGCCCGCGACTTCGTCGTCCGCAACGGCGGACCGGTGGACCGCAGCCGCGGCTTCGTTCTGCATTCGGGCGACTACCGCGTGGAATCGTCGCTGGCCGTCTCCGACGACATTTGCCTGACCGCGACCGTCGACATATTGCGCGCCATTTCGTCGGGCCGCGGGCCCCGGCACGCGCTGATGGCGCTCGGCTATTCGGGCTGGGGCGCCGGTCAGCTGGAAAGCGAAATCGCCGAGAACGGTTGGCTGACCTGCCCGGCCAATGCGGAGCTTCTGTTCGATACCGACATCGAGCGCAAATACGACCGGATACTCGCTTCGATCGGTATCGACCTCGCGCATCTCAGCCTGGCCGCCGGTCACGCCTAG
- a CDS encoding peroxiredoxin, protein MMIAVGDKLPQATFKTMTADGAKAITTAEIFSGRKVVLFAVPGAFTPTCSNNHLPGYLDNFDAILARGVDTIAVVAVNDVHVMGAWARFSGGEGKILYLADGNGDFVKSIGLDADLSGGGMGLRSKRFSMIVDDGKVTALNVETKPGVDESGAAHILGQLSALATA, encoded by the coding sequence ATGATGATTGCCGTTGGCGACAAGCTGCCCCAAGCGACGTTCAAGACGATGACTGCCGACGGCGCAAAAGCGATCACGACGGCCGAGATCTTCTCGGGAAGGAAGGTGGTGCTGTTCGCTGTTCCCGGCGCTTTCACGCCGACCTGCTCCAACAACCATCTGCCTGGCTATCTGGACAATTTCGACGCCATCCTGGCGCGCGGCGTCGACACCATCGCCGTCGTCGCCGTCAACGATGTCCACGTGATGGGCGCCTGGGCGCGCTTCAGCGGCGGTGAAGGCAAGATCCTCTATCTTGCCGACGGCAATGGCGATTTCGTCAAGTCGATCGGTCTCGACGCCGACCTTTCCGGCGGTGGCATGGGGCTGCGCTCGAAGCGGTTTTCGATGATCGTCGACGACGGCAAGGTCACCGCGCTCAATGTCGAGACAAAGCCCGGCGTCGATGAATCCGGTGCTGCTCACATTCTCGGACAGCTTTCCGCTTTGGCGACAGCATAG
- a CDS encoding cytochrome c oxidase subunit 3: protein MADAHAKPQHDYHLVDPSPWPFLGSVGALVTAIGGVCYMQYLKGSEFTMFGFNIANPWLFFIGLLIVIYTMYAWWSDTIKEAHEGHHTRVVSLHLRYGMIMFIASEVMFFVAWFWAFFDASLFPGEAQQYARAAFTGGVWPPKGVEVLDPFHLPLYNTVILLLSGTTVTWAHHALLHGDRKGLINGLVLTVGLGILFTMVQAYEYMHAPFGFRDSIYGATFFMATGFHGFHVIIGTIFLLVCLVRAMKGDFTPKHHFGFEAAAWYWHFVDVVWLFLFASIYVWASSGAVIEGH from the coding sequence ATGGCAGACGCGCACGCAAAACCACAACATGACTACCATCTCGTCGACCCGAGCCCGTGGCCTTTCCTCGGCTCCGTCGGCGCGTTGGTCACCGCGATCGGCGGCGTCTGTTACATGCAGTATCTCAAGGGCAGCGAATTCACGATGTTCGGCTTCAACATCGCCAATCCGTGGCTGTTCTTCATCGGCCTCTTGATCGTCATTTACACCATGTACGCCTGGTGGTCGGACACCATCAAGGAAGCGCATGAAGGCCACCACACGCGTGTCGTGTCGCTGCATCTGCGCTACGGCATGATCATGTTCATCGCCTCCGAGGTGATGTTCTTCGTCGCCTGGTTCTGGGCTTTCTTCGACGCCAGCCTGTTTCCCGGCGAGGCACAGCAATATGCCCGCGCCGCCTTCACCGGCGGTGTCTGGCCGCCGAAGGGCGTTGAGGTCCTCGACCCCTTCCACCTGCCGCTCTACAACACCGTCATCCTGCTTCTGTCGGGCACCACGGTGACCTGGGCGCACCACGCGCTGCTTCATGGCGATCGCAAGGGGCTGATCAACGGTCTGGTGCTGACCGTCGGTCTCGGCATCCTGTTCACCATGGTGCAGGCTTATGAATACATGCACGCGCCGTTCGGCTTCAGGGATTCGATCTACGGCGCCACTTTCTTCATGGCGACCGGCTTCCACGGCTTCCACGTCATCATCGGCACCATCTTCCTGCTGGTCTGCCTGGTCCGCGCGATGAAGGGCGATTTCACGCCCAAGCACCATTTCGGCTTCGAGGCCGCCGCCTGGTACTGGCACTTCGTCGACGTGGTCTGGCTGTTCCTGTTCGCGTCGATCTATGTCTGGGCCTCGAGCGGCGCGGTCATCGAAGGTCACTGA
- a CDS encoding transglycosylase SLT domain-containing protein, which translates to MSKRIAGLGLAATVAVLPWPVYSGVLVNGVTEAAVATAVPFSALSFPSAAPEFDFIDPDTRSTSGREGEPTLAQALKGTVSILSEGAEQIVIGMSMHEFGEYKVSQHIASEILRAAKDTQFPADTLFAIAEKESSFDINNRPSKGSALGLMQFLDQTWLEAVKKYGAEFGLGDEAELIRTRPEGKREYHFVEDKAEEQRILEFRRDPYLSAALAAKNLLAAKQRIEARLEKAMDEKDLYLPHFLGTNGAAALLSNADEKPNATASKIFPKAARFNIAIFKAEGKQLTVGQFHQRLRSFLEARIGKYSDVETRVKEADLSWTAGFENLVYDLGKRLATAMRR; encoded by the coding sequence TTGTCGAAAAGGATCGCGGGGCTTGGCCTGGCGGCGACAGTGGCAGTCTTGCCATGGCCGGTCTATTCGGGAGTCCTGGTCAACGGCGTGACCGAAGCCGCGGTTGCCACTGCTGTTCCGTTCTCGGCTCTGAGTTTCCCCTCGGCCGCGCCCGAGTTCGACTTCATCGATCCAGACACCAGATCGACCTCTGGACGCGAGGGAGAACCCACGCTGGCTCAGGCACTGAAGGGCACCGTCTCCATCCTATCCGAAGGCGCGGAACAGATCGTCATCGGCATGTCGATGCACGAGTTCGGCGAGTACAAGGTGTCGCAGCACATCGCCAGCGAAATCCTTCGTGCAGCCAAGGACACCCAATTTCCTGCCGATACGCTTTTTGCGATCGCCGAGAAGGAATCCTCCTTCGACATCAACAATCGCCCGTCTAAAGGGTCGGCGCTTGGTCTTATGCAATTCCTCGACCAGACATGGCTCGAGGCGGTGAAGAAGTACGGTGCAGAATTCGGCCTGGGCGACGAAGCGGAACTGATCCGGACCCGCCCTGAGGGCAAACGCGAATACCATTTCGTCGAGGACAAGGCCGAAGAACAGCGCATCCTTGAATTCAGGCGCGATCCCTATCTGTCGGCGGCACTTGCGGCCAAGAACCTTCTCGCGGCCAAGCAACGCATCGAAGCTCGTCTTGAGAAGGCCATGGATGAAAAGGATCTCTACCTCCCCCATTTTCTTGGCACCAACGGGGCAGCAGCGCTCCTGTCGAATGCCGATGAGAAGCCCAATGCCACGGCCAGCAAAATCTTCCCCAAGGCGGCACGCTTCAACATTGCGATCTTCAAGGCCGAGGGAAAACAGCTCACCGTCGGCCAGTTTCACCAGCGCCTGCGCTCCTTCCTGGAAGCCCGCATCGGCAAATACAGCGATGTCGAAACCCGCGTGAAAGAGGCTGACCTGTCCTGGACAGCCGGTTTCGAGAATCTCGTCTACGATCTGGGCAAACGGCTGGCGACGGCAATGCGGCGGTAA
- the ispH gene encoding 4-hydroxy-3-methylbut-2-enyl diphosphate reductase: MLHTTTKPPLTIRLCQPRGFCAGVDRAIQIVVLALKKYGAPVYVRHEIVHNRYVVEGLQSLGAVFIEELSEIPAEHRQSPVVFSAHGVPKSVPADAQARNLFYLDATCPLVSKVHKQAMRHQRLGRHVLLIGHAGHPEVIGTMGQLPDGAVTLIETEADAANLVPADPQALGFVTQTTLSVEDTAGIIRVLKDRFPDLHAAAAESICYATTNRQEAVKETAAGADLFLIVGAPNSSNSRRLVEVAERAGASMSLLVQRASEIPWTDIAGISTLGLSAGASAPEIIVDEIIDAFRQRFDVTIELAVTATETEDFPVMRVLRDVKLTAADMAFVNGAA, from the coding sequence ATGCTTCACACGACCACAAAGCCACCGCTGACGATAAGGCTCTGCCAGCCGCGCGGCTTCTGCGCCGGCGTCGACCGCGCCATCCAGATCGTCGTGCTGGCGCTGAAGAAATACGGCGCGCCGGTCTATGTTCGCCACGAGATCGTGCACAATCGCTACGTCGTCGAGGGGCTGCAAAGCCTCGGTGCGGTGTTCATCGAGGAACTCTCCGAGATACCAGCTGAGCATCGTCAGAGCCCGGTCGTCTTTTCGGCGCATGGCGTGCCGAAGTCGGTGCCGGCGGACGCCCAGGCGCGCAACCTCTTCTATCTCGACGCCACCTGCCCGCTGGTGTCGAAGGTTCACAAGCAGGCAATGCGCCATCAGCGGCTCGGCCGCCATGTGCTTCTGATCGGCCATGCCGGCCACCCGGAAGTGATCGGCACGATGGGGCAGTTGCCGGACGGCGCCGTCACCTTGATCGAGACCGAAGCCGACGCCGCGAATTTGGTGCCCGCCGACCCGCAGGCGCTCGGGTTCGTCACCCAGACGACGCTGTCGGTCGAGGACACCGCCGGCATCATTCGGGTGCTTAAGGACCGTTTTCCCGATTTGCATGCGGCGGCAGCGGAATCGATCTGCTACGCCACCACCAATCGCCAGGAAGCGGTAAAGGAGACCGCCGCGGGTGCCGATCTCTTCCTGATCGTCGGCGCTCCCAACTCCTCAAATTCGCGGCGTCTTGTCGAAGTGGCCGAACGCGCCGGCGCCTCGATGTCGCTTCTGGTGCAGCGCGCCTCAGAGATTCCATGGACCGACATCGCCGGCATCTCGACGCTCGGTCTGTCGGCAGGTGCCTCGGCGCCGGAAATCATCGTCGACGAGATCATCGATGCGTTCCGGCAGCGCTTCGACGTAACCATCGAGCTGGCGGTGACGGCGACGGAAACCGAGGATTTTCCGGTGATGCGGGTGCTGCGCGACGTCAAGCTGACGGCGGCCGACATGGCTTTCGTCAACGGGGCCGCGTAA
- a CDS encoding histidine phosphatase family protein produces MPIAYYITHPQVRIDANVPVPEWGLSDIGRARTSAMLDQPWVRSIRRIVSSGERKAIETAEILGRHLRLEVEVRERMHENDRSATGFLPPGEFEAVADQFFANPYSSIRGWERAIDAQHRILSEVDTVLGTDDAADVAFVGHGGVGTLLLLSLGGREISREADQPADGGNYFAYDIRARRVVHGWRPIDRLAQLRDD; encoded by the coding sequence ATGCCGATCGCATACTACATCACGCATCCCCAGGTTCGGATCGATGCCAATGTTCCAGTGCCAGAGTGGGGGCTATCCGACATCGGGCGAGCGAGAACGTCTGCAATGCTCGATCAGCCGTGGGTTCGGTCGATCCGGCGTATCGTGTCATCGGGTGAACGCAAGGCGATAGAAACCGCCGAGATACTCGGAAGGCATCTCCGCCTTGAGGTCGAGGTGAGGGAACGGATGCATGAGAATGACCGATCGGCAACCGGTTTCCTGCCGCCTGGGGAGTTCGAAGCGGTCGCGGACCAATTCTTCGCCAATCCATACAGCAGCATTCGCGGATGGGAGCGGGCAATCGATGCTCAGCATCGTATTCTGAGCGAGGTAGACACTGTGCTCGGCACAGATGACGCCGCCGACGTTGCTTTCGTGGGCCACGGAGGTGTCGGAACGCTTCTGCTGCTTTCTCTCGGCGGGCGGGAGATCAGCCGCGAGGCGGATCAGCCAGCGGACGGCGGGAACTATTTCGCGTACGATATCCGCGCGCGTCGCGTTGTCCACGGATGGCGGCCGATCGACAGGCTGGCGCAGCTCCGCGACGATTAA
- a CDS encoding protein-disulfide reductase DsbD domain-containing protein, whose protein sequence is MQSLKVLALSAAVGCGSGLPAAATSSIWYDSEGGKVRLVTSGKPDTAGRIHGVLDIALKPGWKTYWRDPGDAGVPPQIDISASTNIANATFSFPPPQRHDDGSGKWAGYDHPVSLPVTFTLSAPNEPAVIDADIFLGICETICIPVQTKLTIDPSSDPDNVEDAALVKAALATLPAPANPDFGVNILPGDRETLIVEASFPGNAKAADFFVAGEFGYMFGVPARSEKDGKLVFTVQILDRPTSTPTDGGLYYTLTTAAGAVEGLLPFP, encoded by the coding sequence ATGCAAAGCTTGAAAGTCCTTGCGCTCAGCGCCGCTGTTGGATGTGGGAGCGGCCTTCCCGCCGCAGCCACCTCGTCGATCTGGTACGACAGCGAGGGCGGCAAAGTACGCCTTGTGACCAGCGGCAAGCCCGACACAGCCGGGCGCATCCATGGCGTCCTCGATATTGCGCTCAAGCCTGGCTGGAAAACCTACTGGCGCGATCCGGGCGACGCGGGCGTGCCGCCGCAAATCGATATCTCGGCCAGCACCAACATTGCCAACGCGACGTTTTCGTTTCCGCCACCCCAGCGCCACGACGACGGCTCCGGCAAATGGGCCGGCTACGACCATCCGGTTTCGCTGCCGGTAACGTTCACGCTGTCGGCGCCGAACGAGCCGGCCGTCATCGATGCCGATATCTTTCTCGGAATTTGTGAGACGATCTGCATCCCGGTGCAAACAAAGCTGACCATCGATCCGAGCTCTGATCCGGACAATGTCGAAGACGCCGCTTTGGTGAAGGCGGCCCTTGCAACGCTGCCTGCTCCCGCAAATCCCGATTTCGGCGTCAATATCCTGCCGGGCGACCGCGAGACACTGATTGTCGAGGCGAGCTTTCCGGGCAATGCCAAAGCAGCGGATTTCTTCGTCGCCGGTGAGTTCGGCTACATGTTCGGCGTGCCGGCCCGCAGCGAAAAGGACGGCAAGCTGGTGTTTACCGTGCAGATCCTCGACAGGCCGACGTCGACGCCGACAGATGGCGGACTCTACTACACGCTGACAACTGCGGCCGGCGCCGTCGAAGGCCTGCTGCCGTTCCCTTGA
- a CDS encoding SURF1 family protein, whose translation MSTTSASIAGRSRPKTALLLGLGLVLFFFLLALGTWQLQRLYWKEDLLQTIDRRTHSAPVPLAEVEKRFAASGDVDYMPVTASGTFLHQGERHFFATWEGQSGFDVFTPLHLEDGRFVLINRGFVPYDLKDAAKRPQSQGAGQVTVTGLARNPLPAKPSMMLPDNDPRKNIFYWKDRDAMAASAGLPAGAGLVPFFIDANAAPNPGGLPVGGVTIIDLPNSHLQYAVTWFSLAAALAGVLIFRLRRAAKDASARKSESIFGKHDA comes from the coding sequence ATGAGCACGACATCCGCTTCGATTGCAGGCCGTTCGCGGCCGAAGACGGCATTGCTGCTTGGCCTCGGCCTCGTGCTGTTCTTCTTCCTGCTGGCGCTCGGCACCTGGCAGCTCCAGCGCCTGTACTGGAAAGAGGATCTTCTCCAGACAATCGACCGGCGCACGCACTCAGCGCCCGTGCCGTTGGCCGAGGTCGAAAAGCGGTTTGCCGCCAGCGGCGATGTGGATTACATGCCGGTGACGGCATCAGGCACGTTCCTGCATCAAGGCGAGCGACATTTCTTCGCGACCTGGGAAGGCCAGTCCGGTTTCGATGTCTTCACGCCCTTGCATCTGGAGGACGGCCGCTTCGTTCTGATCAATCGCGGCTTCGTGCCGTACGATCTCAAGGACGCGGCCAAGCGCCCGCAAAGCCAGGGTGCGGGCCAGGTGACGGTGACGGGGCTCGCCCGCAATCCGCTGCCGGCAAAGCCCTCGATGATGCTTCCCGACAATGATCCGCGGAAAAATATCTTCTACTGGAAGGATCGCGACGCCATGGCGGCCAGCGCCGGCCTGCCGGCCGGCGCTGGGCTGGTGCCATTCTTTATCGACGCGAATGCTGCGCCGAACCCGGGTGGACTGCCGGTCGGGGGCGTTACAATCATCGACCTGCCGAACAGCCATTTGCAATATGCCGTAACCTGGTTCAGCCTTGCCGCCGCCCTTGCCGGCGTCCTCATCTTCAGGCTTCGCCGCGCGGCGAAAGACGCATCGGCCCGAAAATCGGAATCGATTTTCGGAAAGCACGATGCGTAG